One part of the Solanum dulcamara chromosome 8, daSolDulc1.2, whole genome shotgun sequence genome encodes these proteins:
- the LOC129901051 gene encoding putative pentatricopeptide repeat-containing protein At1g12700, mitochondrial gives MKRISLRNGNAIPFISFFPNSHSASAITVKGKVGLNSSNFDKVKSLDDAVNLFNQMVRMKPLPSVVDFSKLFKNMISMKHYSAVLSLFREMQKLGIPISEFILSGVINSYCLMHRSDYAFSVLPIYLKSGIPFDVVTFTTLIRGIFAENKIKDAVELFKKLVREKICEPNEVMYSTVMKGLSKRGHTEKTLSLLRLMEQGSTKPNIYIYTIAVDALCKDGNLDAAITLLNEMKQRGILPDVVTYSSLIDGLCRMGQWGKVKILLSEMVNHNIYPNVLTFNILIDGLCKEGKVEDAEEVMKHMVEKGVEPNIITYNAIMDGYCLRGQLDRARRIFDILIDKGIEPSSFSYSILINGYCKNKNLAKAMQLFCEISQKGSKPDIVTYNTILQGLFEVGRTGEAKQIYGEMLFAGTKPNVYTHAILLNGYFKCGLVEEAMSLFNKLERSREYTNNAFYNVVINGLCKNGKLNEAHAVFEKLSFLGLFPDVRTYTVMINGFCLEGLFDEAKDILRKMEDNGCSPNNVTYNVILQGFLRCNKIIEMTSFMKEMAGRGFSFDATTTEFLVNIVRENPSVLDMIPELHSKNKK, from the coding sequence ATGAAGAGAATTTCTCTGCGAAATGGCAATGCTATTCCCTTTATCTCTTTCTTCCCTAATTCACATTCTGCTTCCGCAATTACAGTAAAGGGTAAAGTTGGGTTAAACAGTAGCAATTTTGACAAAGTAAAGAGTTTAGATGATGCTGTGAATCTCTTCAATCAAATGGTTAGAATGAAACCTCTTCCTTCAGTTGTCGATTTCTCTAAATTGTTTAAGAATATGATAAGTATGAAGCATTACTCTGCTGTCCTTTCTCTTTTTCGAGAAATGCAGAAATTGGGTATCCCAATTAGTGAATTCATATTGAGTGGTGTGATTAATAGTTATTGTCTGATGCATCGTTCTGATTATGCATTTTCGGTGTTACCCATTTACTTGAAGAGTGGCATTCCATTTGATGTTGTAACCTTTACCACTCTAATAAGGGGAATCTTTGCTGAAAATAAGATTAAAGATGcagttgaattgttcaaaaaatTGGTGAGAGAGAAGATTTGTGAGCCCAACGAAGTCATGTATTCAACTGTCATGAAAGGGCTTAGCAAAAGGGGGCATACTGAAAAAACTTTAAGTTTGCTCCGTTTAATGGAACAAGGGAGCACTAAGCCCAACATATATATCTACACCATTGCTGTTGATGCCCTTTGCAAAGATGGAAACTTAGATGCTGCTATCACTCTTTTGAATGAGATGAAGCAGAGAGGCATTCTTCCTGATGTAGTCACATATAGTTCATTAATTGATGGTTTGTGTAGGATGGGTCAGTGGGGAAAGGTTAAGATATTGTTATCAGAGATGGTGAACCACAATATTTATCCAAATGTGCTCACCTTCAACATACTAATCGATGGACTATGCAAAGAAGGGAAAGTTGAAGATGCAGAGGAAGTAATGAAACACATGGTTGAAAAGGGTGTAGAGCCTAATATAATCACCTACAATGCAATAATGGATGGGTATTGTTTGCGTGGTCAACTAGATAGAGCGAGGAGAATTTTTGATATCTTGATAGATAAGGGCATTGAGCCTAGCAGTTTTAGCTATAGCATACTAATAAACGGATACTGTAAGAACAAGAATTTGGCTAAGGCCATGCAATTGTTTTGTGAAATTTCTCAAAAGGGATCAAAACCTGATATTGTTACCTACAATACTATCTTGCAAGGTCTGTTTGAAGTTGGAAGAACTGGTGAAGCAAAACAAATTTACGGTGAGATGCTATTTGCGGGTACCAAGCCGAATGTATACACTCATGCCATTTTGCTCAATGGTTATTTTAAGTGCGGACTTGTTGAAGAAGCTATGTCACTCTTTAATAAGTTAGAAAGAAGCAGAGAATATACTAATAATGCATTTTATAATGTTGTCATTAACGGATTGTGCAAAAATGGTAAACTTAATGAAGCGCATGCTGTTTTCGAGAAGCTTTCTTTCCTTGGATTGTTCCCGGATGTGAGAACATACACTGTAATGATAAATGGATTTTGTCTTGAAGGGTTGTTTGATGAAGCTAAAGATATTCTAAGAAAAATGGAAGACAACGGTTGTTCTCCAAACAATGTCACTTATAATGTTATTTTGCAAGGATTTCTCAGGTGCAACAAAATTATTGAAATGACATCTTTTATGAAGGAAATGGCTGGAAGGGGTTTCTCATTTGATGCAACTACAACTGAGTTTTTGGTAAACATTGTAAGAGAGAATCCTTCTGTCCTTGACATGATACCAGAGCTTCACTCGAAAAATAAGAAGTGA